One window of Acropora palmata chromosome 1, jaAcrPala1.3, whole genome shotgun sequence genomic DNA carries:
- the LOC141877468 gene encoding uncharacterized protein LOC141877468, protein MNESSIIKPVGIMPNNLDLREITFTNLLLLDFNPEKMESKYRVVFNRDMFVLPNKKAMEVVIHFLFTRLHPQLAYEELRDCWPIRDKFLEQQFRKVCFNWVSRIQKEDPEARLPRIVQSLFHSPGGDRFYTFLHHFSLYVLTKVMHRDHGKAIHIPTFPTKTIHNHSFTYIMSQALEAHYIVLKKRFLEFTQQAVQVENHWKEYAMESTKEYRALAKLKRDLERQVTELNGLIAPRGSSIGVKTDYQGEVEALKRTQKLGQVRDLWSGITEFYSMQGPQRRIVDSVLLGEANKHKVDAADIQPMVPDMLLRDSEAEIKKRNIQDIYIGGKVNLLSLLQLWNLSLSKMRDQICQDPLPGFHNYSLPVKSAIQTHHAHLVNTIALREAIERIMPDMKESVRKMKLHSSKNLEQKRGKPAEAPIMFKLGLVPPSPPVSFAAADTPTAERMSSFNKSLVMSPDAVNTPDVIQAWTKSSRRKQLEDQQEFHANHAKQKAMEPSRLPRPKPHVSSKTRDGALVASKSTQRKKKKPSSQRQRTEEHIRYPPYFTPITEGRKYEGKELSVLLKPQTLLAEEIANAVAGEDSTSSSLSSSAASSRANTPKPQALVDPVGALGQDAFQARDLIPRTPSKPQDAAKVPRAMTDPKRGRLLEAIIDESTSPTQEKPSTERSPQADLSWSDIICSPRLHTTPMNMELPLGAISHTGVNSIGDDLPGNDSFTQLSPQLATHSHSAEHLKQQKHVISPHGFPPGTPESVRTPVVTGSSPQLDFWLLPQNGNLRTSRDKALPLSVGLPSSEGTSSNDKSPFRGLSVAFLEERAADAKDLQYERSSQESPRVVPLSSPLIEHTTPGRRDFNFDHVLDTRELSERLNTIKETSAQRDSRALGDNSSAKPIPNMDTLNHADTSAARGTPLWHIPNTTDVNSSGKNPLASSTKGSHFEGLNVHNSIMSGLPETFLTPTKHHTSSRSSFPKQGSLENSSSTSFDIDTSTLIQRLNTIKLRQQSFSTPLTEPTRTFESSEPAPVSRTSLLVNRLDQIKQAQNSQQVTPGANVDGDLNASRTSEPALLTPLTPSSRDTPSEDGSKNESVNFSFNSPLHVTSLSESPSSPLVFLHSPFEREQVNKTSLQKTPGSPSMDTSADLKVTNLQWEETTPTLPKRLIGKTDPTTGVKNSAALATSNGLQSSLLDTVTSPSPMKSDKLTSEAYLCYGSNSSPVRPDSVGERAELDGSLLLDLASPYSNGGHPPTDPRSLWQDVPQLPLVGQLIDLE, encoded by the exons ATGAACGAATCTAGCATCATAAAACCAGTAGGCATAATGCCTAACAATTTGGACTTGAGGGAAATTACATTCACAAATCTGCTTCTGTTGGACTTCAACCCGGAGAAAATGGAATCTAAATACAGAGTTGTGTTTAACCG GGACATGTTCGTACTaccaaacaaaaaagccaTGGAAGTTGTCATACATTTCCTATTTACCAGGCTGCATCCACAGTTAGCTTATGAGGAGCTGAG AGACTGTTGGCCTATTCGTGACAAATTTCTTGAGCAACAGTTCAGGAAAGTCTGCTTTAACTGGGTGTCAAGAATTCAAAAG GAGGACCCAGAAGCAAGGTTGCCTAGAATTGTCCAATCACTCTTTCATTCTCCAGGAG GGGATCGCTTCTACActtttcttcatcatttttctCTGTATGTTCTGACGAAAGTTATGCATAGAGACCATG GTAAAGCAATACACATTCCAACGTTTCCAACAAAGACTATTCACAATCATTCCTTCACGTATATCATGTCACAGGCCCTGGAGGCTCATTACATTGTATTAAAGAAaag ATTTCTAGAGTTTACTCAGCAAGCTGTTCAAGTAGAAAACCACTGGAAGGAATATGCTAT GGAGTCCACCAAGGAGTATAGAGCTTTGGCAAAGTTGAAGCGTGATCTTGAAAGACAAGTTACAGAGCTGAATGGTTTAATTGCACCAAGAGGCTCCAGTATTGG GGTAAAAACAGATTACCAAGGAGAAGTAGAAGCACTCAAGAGGACTCAGAAATTAGGGCAG GTCCGTGATTTGTGGTCAGGGATAACAGAGTTCTACTCAATGCAAGGACCACAG cGAAGAATAGTAGACTCAGTTCTTCTAGGAGAAGCCAACAAACACAAAGTTGACGCTGCTGATATTCAACCAATG GTTCCAGACATGCTGTTGAGAGATAGTGAAGCAGAGATCAAAAAG AGGAACATCCAAGATATTTATATTGGAGGGAAAGTCAATTTGTTAAG CCTTCTTCAACTGTGGAATTTATCCCTCAGCAAGATGAGAGATCAGATCTGTCAAG ATCCTCTGCCTGGTTTTCACAATTACTCTCTACCAGTCAAATCAGCAATTCAAACTCATCATGCTCATCTTGTGAACACTATAGCCTTGAG gGAAGCAATTGAAAGAATAATGCCAGATATGAAAGAATCTGTTAGAAAAATGAAGTTGCATTCCAGCAAGAATCTTGAGCAGAAGCGGGGCAAACCAGCTGAAGCACCAATTATGTTT AAACTGGGTCTTGTACCCCCATCTCCTCCAGTATCGTTTGCTGCAGCTGACACGCCCACTGCGGAAAGAATGTCATCTTTTAACAAATCTCTTGTGATGTCACCAGATGCAG TAAACACTCCAGATGTCATTCAAGCGTGGACCAAATCTAGCAGAAGAAAGCAGTTAGAAG atcAGCAAGAATTTCATGCAAACCATGCAAA GCAAAAAGCAATGGAGCCGTCTAGACTTCCCCGACCAAAACCACATGTCTCAAGTAAA ACACGTGATGGTGCACTTGTAGCTTCCAAATCTAcccaaagaaagaaaaagaagcccTCATCCCAGAGACAGCGCACTGAGGAGCACATACGTTACCCG CCTTATTTTACTCCTATAACTGAAGGACGAAAGTATGAAGGAAAGGAATTATCCGTACTTTTGAAACCGCAAACTCTTTTAGCAGAAGAG aTAGCCAATGCTGTCGCTGGGGAGGATTCGACTTCTAGTTCTCTGTCATCTTCAGCTGCGTCATCTAGAGCCAATACGCCGAAA ccacaAGCATTGGTTGATCCTGTTGGTGCATTAG GGCAGGACGCTTTTCAGGCTCGAGACTTAATTCCGAGGACTCCTTCAAAACCACAAGATG CTGCAAAAGTTCCTCGGGCTATGACAGACCCAAAGCGGGGCCGTCTGCTGGAAGCAATTATAGACGAATCCACCAGTCCAACGCAGGAGAAACCTTCAACAGAGCGTTCACCTCAAGCCGATCTCAGTTGGTCTGATATCATCTGTAGTCCAAGGTTACATACCACTCCAATGAATATGGAGTTACCTTTGGGCGCGATTAGTCATACTGGTGTTAATTCGATTGGAGATGATCTACCCGGGAACGATTCATTCACCCAACTTTCACCACAACTAGCCACGCATTCTCACTCGGCCGAACATTTGAAGCAGCAAAAGCACGTTATATCTCCTCATGGGTTTCCACCAGGAACACCTGAATCAGTTAGGACGCCAGTGGTCACGGGGTCGTCACCTCAACTGGACTTTTGGCTTCTCCCTCAGAACGGAAATTTGCGCACATCTCGAGACAAAGCTTTACCATTATCAGTGGGTTTACCGTCATCTGAGGGAACATCTTCGAATGACAAGTCGCCTTTCAGGGGCCTTTCAGTCGCCTTTCTAGAGGAAAGAGCTGCTGATGCAAAGGATCTTCAATATGAACGTAGCAGTCAAGAGTCTCCTAGAGTTGTGCCGCTTTCGAGTCCATTGATTGAGCATACAACACCTGGAAGACgagattttaattttgatcatGTTCTTGACACAAGAGAGTTGTCTGAAAGGCTAAACACGATCAAAGAGACGTCAGCACAACGCGATTCTCGTGCATTGGGAGACAATTCATCAGCGAAGCCTATTCCAAACATGGACACCCTTAACCATGCCGACACTTCTGCGGCAAGAGGAACCCCTTTGTGGCACATACCCAATACAACGGACGTAAATTCTTCGGGCAAAAATCCGTTGGCTTCATCTACCAAGGGTTCACATTTTGAAGGTTTAAATGTTCACAATAGTATCATGTCAGGCCTGCCTGAAACGTTCTTGACTCCTACCAAGCATCATACCTCCAGTCGTTCTTCTTTTCCCAAACAAGGTTCGTTAGAAAATAGTTCATCCACATCGTTTGACATCGACACATCCACGCTTATCCAGAGACTCAACACGATCAAGTTAAGACAACAGTCATTTTCGACACCACTCACCGAACCGACGAGAACTTTTGAGTCCTCTGAACCAGCCCCGGTATCGCGCACTTCGCTATTGGTCAACAGATTGGATCAAATAAAGCAAGCACAGAACAGTCAACAG GTGACACCAGGAGCAAATGTTGATGGAGACCTCAACGCAAGTCGAACAAGCGAGCCAGCTCTTCTCACGCCGCTAACCCCAAGTAGTAGGGATACACCGTCAGAAGATGGTTCTAAGAATGAGtcagtaaatttttcatttaactCTCCGCTACATGTCACAAGTCTTTCCGAGTCGCCGTCCTCGCCTTTAGTCTTTTTGCATTCCCCTTTTGAAAGAGAGCAAGTGAACAAGACGTCTTTACAGAAAACACCCGGTTCGCCTTCAATGGACACAAGTGCAGATCTGAAGGTTACTAACCTGCAGTGGGAGGAAACCACGCCAACTCTACCAAAACGACTCATAGGAAAGACAGATCCTACAACAGGGGTAAAGAACTCAGCTGCACTTGCAACGAGTAATGGCTTGCAGAGTTCTCTACTTGACACTGTAACATCTCCTTCTCCGATGAAAAGTGACAAGCTTACAAGCGAAGCATACTTGTGTTATGGATCAAATTCTTCTCCTGTTCGTCCTGATAGCGTTGGTGAACGAG